One Amycolatopsis sp. NBC_00355 genomic window carries:
- a CDS encoding phosphatase PAP2 family protein, with the protein MTVPIRRWLVVGVVLSIAFVLLGLSVARQPLALDVAVSDALHGVYARPLGRVAQAGSDVLGPVLPFVLGTALVALALRRREHLGLCVRLAVVLVLCRLTSLVFKPIFLRERPRDYPDLSYPSGHVTSVASTGFVLLLLCAWLWPRLVKRVAVAVVVATVLIAVFRVLLGVHWVTDTIGAVLAVTGVGLLSACALRLLPAGDERSLDG; encoded by the coding sequence ATGACCGTCCCGATCCGGCGCTGGCTCGTCGTCGGCGTCGTGCTCTCGATCGCGTTCGTCCTGCTCGGGCTGAGTGTCGCGCGGCAGCCGCTCGCCCTCGACGTCGCCGTGTCCGACGCCCTCCACGGCGTCTACGCCCGGCCGCTCGGGCGGGTCGCCCAGGCCGGCAGCGACGTCCTCGGCCCGGTGCTCCCGTTCGTCCTCGGCACGGCGCTGGTGGCGCTGGCGTTGCGTCGCCGCGAGCACCTCGGCCTGTGCGTCCGGCTCGCGGTCGTGCTGGTGCTCTGCCGGCTGACCAGCCTGGTGTTCAAGCCGATCTTCCTGCGCGAACGCCCACGCGACTACCCGGACCTGAGCTACCCGAGCGGGCACGTGACGTCGGTGGCGAGCACCGGGTTCGTCCTGCTCCTGCTGTGCGCGTGGTTGTGGCCGCGGCTGGTGAAGCGGGTCGCGGTGGCGGTCGTCGTGGCCACCGTGCTGATCGCCGTCTTCCGCGTGCTGCTGGGCGTGCACTGGGTCACCGACACGATCGGCGCGGTGCTGGCCGTGACCGGTGTCGGGCTGCTCTCAGCGTGCGCCTTGCGCCTGCTTCCGGCGGGTGACGAGCGTAGCCTCGACGGGTGA
- a CDS encoding patatin-like phospholipase family protein, producing MSLADLPRPIGFVLGGGGSLGAMQVGMLRAVAEAGITPDLAVGTSVGSLNAAVLALTHDDPIERLRGIWAHMTRDEAFPGGVLSRVRTLTQSKTHLFPNSGLTKIVNEHVGTGRRFEDLALPLGVVTTQVDTAEPLLIRTGPLLEPLLASCAIPGIFPPVAYEGRLLYDGGLVANVPMRQALAMGAQSLVVFDCAFPGKLPAEPRTFAEVMMFTAMISMRNQAVLEAPLAASQVPVVYLPGPAPVRVNPLDFSHTDALAAEAYDAAREFLDGISVSGAGLYGAPGLVVT from the coding sequence ATGAGTCTCGCGGATCTTCCCCGGCCGATCGGCTTCGTCCTCGGTGGTGGCGGCAGTCTCGGCGCCATGCAGGTCGGCATGTTGCGCGCGGTCGCCGAAGCCGGGATCACCCCGGACCTCGCGGTCGGCACGTCGGTCGGCTCGCTCAACGCGGCCGTCCTGGCCCTGACCCACGACGACCCGATCGAGCGACTGCGCGGGATCTGGGCGCACATGACGCGCGACGAGGCGTTCCCCGGCGGTGTGCTGAGCCGGGTCCGGACGCTGACGCAGAGCAAGACGCACCTGTTCCCCAACAGCGGTCTCACGAAGATCGTCAACGAGCACGTCGGCACCGGCCGCCGGTTCGAGGACCTGGCGCTGCCGCTCGGCGTCGTCACGACGCAGGTCGACACGGCCGAGCCGCTGCTGATCCGGACGGGTCCCCTGCTGGAGCCGCTGCTGGCCAGCTGCGCGATCCCGGGGATCTTCCCGCCGGTGGCCTACGAAGGCCGGCTGCTGTACGACGGCGGGCTCGTCGCGAACGTGCCGATGCGGCAAGCGCTGGCGATGGGCGCGCAGTCGCTGGTGGTGTTCGACTGCGCGTTCCCCGGGAAGCTGCCGGCCGAGCCGCGGACGTTCGCCGAGGTGATGATGTTCACCGCGATGATCAGCATGCGGAACCAGGCCGTGCTGGAGGCGCCGCTCGCGGCGTCCCAGGTGCCGGTGGTCTACCTGCCGGGGCCGGCGCCGGTGCGGGTGAACCCGCTGGACTTCAGCCACACGGACGCGCTGGCAGCCGAGGCGTACGACGCGGCGCGGGAGTTCCTCGACGGGATCTCGGTGTCCGGTGCGGGGCTTTACGGCGCACCTGGCCTGGTCGTCACGTGA
- a CDS encoding DedA family protein, translating into MGLVSDLLSWLQGLPEPGLVAATGGLVFAECTIGLGFLAPGESGLLIAATTATTVARFMALWTVVTLCATAGDALGYVIGRRFGPRLRETKLIRKYGLEGWDKATSVLERRGAWAVFFARFLPVIRTLTPAAAGTSGLPFRRFLPAAAAGAFCWSLIHISIGAALGEAAKRIEGALNTGGLIVVGVLVAVAVFFLLRFKKRKTLAAAEPEPERVP; encoded by the coding sequence ATGGGCCTGGTTTCGGATCTCTTGAGCTGGCTGCAAGGACTCCCGGAACCGGGGCTCGTCGCCGCGACCGGCGGCCTGGTGTTCGCCGAATGCACGATCGGGCTGGGTTTCCTGGCCCCGGGCGAATCCGGCCTGCTCATCGCCGCGACGACCGCCACCACGGTCGCGCGGTTCATGGCACTGTGGACGGTCGTCACCCTCTGCGCGACCGCGGGCGACGCGCTGGGCTACGTCATCGGCCGCCGCTTCGGACCGCGGCTGCGCGAGACGAAGCTGATCCGCAAGTACGGCCTCGAAGGCTGGGACAAAGCGACGTCCGTCCTGGAACGCCGGGGCGCGTGGGCGGTGTTCTTCGCGAGGTTCCTGCCGGTGATCCGCACCCTGACCCCGGCCGCGGCCGGGACGTCGGGCCTGCCGTTCCGCAGGTTCCTCCCGGCCGCCGCGGCGGGCGCGTTCTGCTGGTCCCTGATCCACATCAGCATCGGCGCCGCCCTGGGCGAAGCGGCCAAACGCATCGAGGGCGCGTTGAACACGGGCGGGCTGATCGTGGTCGGTGTGCTGGTGGCGGTCGCGGTGTTCTTCTTACTGCGCTTCAAGAAACGCAAAACCCTCGCGGCCGCCGAGCCGGAGCCCGAGCGCGTCCCCTGA
- a CDS encoding TetR/AcrR family transcriptional regulator, with product MRSRRLDYSESTRSALVDSAVELITKRGYAGTSLDEIAKRARVTKGALYHHFSGKQALFEAAFDSVESLVYDRLDKIMTGEGTPWERALGGLNAFIRACLDPAYQRIAIHEAPVVMGWERWREAEERCSFGLVRSGLQSLIDAGEVEPVPVEVTARLLFGALSSAATEIASSPDPKKVGAEIEDVIVRMLVRLRRTDGEEATPSIG from the coding sequence ATGAGGTCCAGGCGACTCGACTACTCCGAGTCGACGCGGTCGGCGCTGGTCGACAGCGCGGTGGAACTGATCACCAAACGCGGCTACGCGGGTACCTCGCTCGACGAGATCGCCAAACGCGCCCGCGTCACCAAGGGTGCGCTCTACCACCACTTCAGCGGCAAGCAGGCTCTCTTCGAGGCCGCGTTCGACTCGGTCGAAAGCCTCGTCTACGACCGTCTCGACAAGATCATGACCGGTGAAGGCACGCCCTGGGAGCGGGCTCTGGGCGGGCTCAACGCGTTCATCCGCGCCTGTCTCGACCCCGCCTACCAGCGGATCGCCATCCACGAGGCGCCGGTCGTGATGGGCTGGGAGCGCTGGCGTGAAGCCGAGGAGCGGTGCAGCTTCGGGCTCGTGCGGTCCGGGCTGCAGTCGCTGATCGACGCGGGCGAGGTCGAGCCGGTGCCGGTCGAGGTCACCGCGCGGCTGCTGTTCGGCGCGCTGTCGAGCGCGGCCACCGAGATCGCCAGCTCGCCGGACCCGAAGAAGGTCGGCGCCGAGATCGAGGACGTGATCGTCCGCATGCTGGTCCGGCTGCGGCGCACCGACGGCGAAGAGGCCACTCCGTCTATAGGCTGA
- the lipA gene encoding lipoyl synthase: MSAAPEGRKLLRLEVRNSETPIEKKPPWIKTRVRMGPEFTELKGLVRREGLHTVCEEAGCPNIYECWEDREATFLIGGDQCTRRCDFCQIDTGKPAELDRTEPRKVAESVQAMGLRYSTVTGVARDDLDDGGAWLYAETVRQIHDLNPGTGVELLIPDFNADPAQLAEVFGSRPEVLAHNVETVPRIFKRIRPGFRYARSLEVITAAREAGLVTKSNLILGMGETPDEVAPAMRDLVDAGCEILTITQYLRPSPRHHPVDRWVKPEEFVEHSQAAEAMGFAGVMAGPLVRSSYRAGRLYAQTKAHRGEVLPENLQHLAVEGPAAQEAASLLAR; this comes from the coding sequence GTGAGTGCTGCGCCTGAAGGCCGGAAGCTGCTGCGTCTCGAAGTCCGCAACAGCGAAACGCCGATCGAGAAGAAGCCGCCGTGGATCAAGACGCGGGTGCGGATGGGCCCGGAGTTCACCGAACTCAAGGGCCTCGTACGCCGCGAAGGTCTGCACACCGTCTGCGAAGAAGCGGGCTGTCCCAACATCTACGAATGCTGGGAAGACCGCGAAGCCACGTTCCTCATCGGCGGTGACCAGTGCACCCGCCGGTGCGATTTCTGCCAGATCGACACGGGTAAGCCCGCCGAGCTGGACCGGACCGAGCCGCGGAAGGTCGCGGAGTCCGTCCAGGCCATGGGGTTGCGGTACTCGACGGTCACCGGCGTCGCTCGGGATGACTTGGATGACGGTGGGGCGTGGCTGTACGCCGAGACCGTGCGTCAGATCCACGACCTGAACCCGGGTACCGGTGTCGAGCTGTTGATCCCGGACTTCAACGCGGACCCGGCACAGCTGGCCGAGGTCTTCGGGTCGCGGCCGGAGGTGCTGGCCCACAACGTGGAGACGGTGCCGCGGATCTTCAAGCGGATCCGTCCCGGCTTCCGCTACGCGCGGTCCCTCGAAGTCATTACGGCCGCGCGCGAAGCGGGCCTGGTGACGAAGTCCAACCTGATCCTCGGTATGGGCGAGACCCCGGACGAGGTCGCGCCGGCGATGCGGGACCTGGTCGACGCGGGCTGCGAAATCCTGACGATCACCCAGTACTTGCGTCCGTCGCCGCGGCATCACCCGGTGGACCGCTGGGTGAAGCCGGAGGAGTTCGTCGAGCACTCCCAGGCCGCCGAGGCGATGGGTTTCGCCGGCGTGATGGCGGGTCCGCTGGTGCGGTCGTCGTACCGCGCGGGACGGCTCTACGCCCAGACCAAGGCCCACCGCGGTGAAGTCCTGCCGGAGAACCTGCAGCACCTCGCCGTCGAAGGCCCCGCCGCGCAGGAAGCCGCGTCGCTGCTCGCACGGTGA
- the lipB gene encoding lipoyl(octanoyl) transferase LipB: protein MSSSRISCRASTEPVDVRELGTIDYTEAWELQRSSLTARADGTAGDTMLLLQHPSVYTAGKRTEPADRPTDGTPVIDVDRGGKITWHGPGQLVGYPIVKLADPIDVVHYVRRLEEALIHVCDQLGVHTGRVEGRSGVWIPADERGIERKIAAIGIRVQRGVTMHGFELNCDADLAAFDSIVPCGIRDAGVTSLSYELQKDVSVEAVLPLARDAVLAALEGELPVSDDRWLPRPEAPQAAGVTFALQN from the coding sequence GTGAGTTCTTCCCGGATTTCCTGCCGCGCCAGCACCGAACCCGTCGACGTCCGCGAGCTCGGCACGATCGACTACACCGAGGCCTGGGAGCTCCAGCGGAGCTCGCTCACCGCCCGGGCCGACGGCACCGCCGGCGACACGATGCTCCTGCTGCAGCACCCGTCGGTCTACACCGCCGGGAAGCGCACCGAGCCCGCCGACCGGCCCACGGACGGCACCCCGGTGATCGACGTCGACCGCGGCGGCAAGATCACCTGGCACGGCCCCGGCCAGCTGGTCGGCTACCCGATCGTGAAGCTCGCCGACCCGATCGACGTCGTGCACTACGTGCGGCGGCTCGAGGAGGCGCTGATCCACGTGTGCGATCAGCTGGGGGTGCACACCGGGCGCGTCGAAGGCCGCAGCGGCGTCTGGATCCCGGCCGACGAGCGCGGCATCGAGCGCAAGATCGCCGCGATCGGCATCCGCGTCCAGCGCGGCGTGACGATGCACGGCTTCGAGCTGAACTGCGACGCCGACCTGGCCGCGTTCGACAGCATCGTGCCGTGCGGCATCCGCGACGCGGGCGTGACGTCGCTGTCGTACGAGCTGCAGAAGGACGTCAGCGTGGAAGCGGTCCTGCCGCTGGCCCGCGACGCCGTCCTCGCGGCCCTCGAAGGCGAGCTCCCGGTGAGCGACGACCGCTGGCTCCCCCGCCCCGAGGCCCCGCAGGCCGCGGGCGTCACCTTCGCCCTCCAGAACTGA
- a CDS encoding oxidoreductase, whose protein sequence is MTERWAEADIADQTGRTAVVTGANSGLGLRTAEVLAGKGARVLLACRSAERGAKALEQVRAATSGAAPELVKLDLADLSSVREAAASVRELTGGKLDLLINNAGLMMTPRGKTADGFETQFGTNYLGHAALTWLLLPALRGGAGARVVTLSSVAATGARIDVADPNFEHRRYNPGAAYGQSKLADQVFALELDRRLRAAGDDVLSVAAHPGYTSTGLGQGMARSYRNPVLRAVIGGGNRLGEILLAQGPRMGALPQLYAATADGVEGGEYIAPRGVGGLRGYPVKVNPLTPARSEALGAALWDLTAKLTGVTPDPA, encoded by the coding sequence ATGACTGAGCGTTGGGCCGAAGCCGACATCGCCGACCAGACCGGCCGCACCGCGGTGGTCACCGGCGCGAACTCCGGCCTCGGCCTCCGCACGGCCGAGGTGCTCGCGGGCAAGGGGGCCCGCGTGCTCCTCGCGTGCCGGTCCGCCGAACGCGGCGCGAAGGCCTTGGAGCAGGTGCGCGCGGCGACTTCGGGCGCCGCACCCGAATTGGTGAAACTGGACCTGGCCGACCTCTCTTCGGTGCGCGAAGCCGCGGCGTCGGTGCGCGAGCTCACCGGCGGCAAGCTGGACCTCCTGATCAACAACGCCGGGCTGATGATGACGCCGCGCGGCAAGACCGCCGACGGCTTCGAAACCCAGTTCGGCACCAACTACCTCGGCCACGCGGCGCTGACCTGGCTGCTGCTGCCCGCGCTGCGCGGTGGTGCCGGCGCCCGCGTCGTCACGCTCTCGAGCGTCGCCGCGACCGGCGCGCGCATCGACGTCGCCGACCCGAACTTCGAGCACCGCCGTTACAACCCGGGCGCCGCCTACGGCCAGTCGAAGCTGGCCGACCAGGTGTTCGCGCTCGAGCTCGACCGCCGCCTGCGTGCCGCCGGCGACGACGTCCTCAGCGTCGCCGCCCACCCCGGCTACACCTCGACCGGCCTCGGCCAGGGCATGGCCCGCTCGTACCGCAACCCGGTGCTGCGCGCCGTGATCGGCGGCGGCAACCGGCTCGGCGAGATCCTGCTGGCCCAGGGCCCCCGGATGGGCGCGCTCCCCCAGCTGTACGCGGCCACCGCGGACGGCGTCGAGGGCGGCGAGTACATTGCCCCGCGGGGTGTCGGCGGCCTGCGGGGTTACCCCGTGAAGGTGAACCCGCTGACGCCCGCGCGCAGCGAGGCACTGGGGGCCGCGTTGTGGGATCTCACCGCGAAGTTGACGGGCGTCACCCCCGACCCCGCGTAG
- a CDS encoding LLM class F420-dependent oxidoreductase: MDLRIFTEPQQGASYDDLLRVAKATEAAGYDAFFRSDHYLKMGSADGLPGPTDAWITLAGLARETSRIRLGTLVTAATFRYPGPLAISVAQVDQMSGGRVEFGFGAGWYDAEHDAYGLTLPPLKERFDRYAEQLEIITGLWKTPAGETYSFKGDHYTLTDSPALPKPAQSPAPPVIIGGSGKKRTPALAARFADEFNLPFADQETAAAQFARVEAAAQEIGRDPKEILRSVALVVGVGRDDAEVERRASAIGRDVDGLRKSGLAGSPAEVVDRIGQWREKTGITRVYLQLLDLSDLDQIDLIASEVAPQLD; encoded by the coding sequence GTGGACTTGAGGATCTTCACCGAGCCCCAGCAAGGGGCCAGCTACGACGACCTGCTGCGCGTCGCCAAGGCGACCGAAGCCGCCGGCTACGACGCTTTCTTCCGCAGCGACCACTACCTGAAGATGGGCTCGGCCGACGGCCTGCCCGGCCCGACCGACGCCTGGATCACCCTGGCCGGCCTGGCCAGGGAGACCAGCCGGATCCGGCTCGGCACGCTCGTCACCGCGGCGACCTTCCGCTATCCGGGGCCCCTGGCCATCTCGGTGGCGCAGGTCGACCAGATGTCCGGCGGCCGGGTCGAGTTCGGGTTCGGCGCCGGCTGGTACGACGCCGAACACGACGCGTACGGCCTCACGCTGCCGCCGCTGAAGGAGCGCTTCGACCGCTACGCCGAGCAGCTCGAGATCATCACCGGACTGTGGAAGACGCCGGCGGGGGAGACCTACTCCTTCAAGGGTGACCACTACACGCTGACCGACTCGCCGGCGCTGCCGAAGCCCGCCCAGTCGCCGGCGCCGCCGGTGATCATCGGCGGCTCGGGCAAGAAGCGCACCCCGGCGCTGGCCGCGCGCTTCGCCGACGAGTTCAACCTCCCGTTCGCCGACCAGGAGACCGCGGCCGCGCAGTTCGCCCGCGTCGAGGCGGCGGCCCAGGAGATCGGCCGCGACCCGAAGGAGATCCTGCGCTCGGTGGCGCTGGTCGTCGGGGTCGGCCGGGACGACGCCGAGGTCGAGCGCCGGGCGTCGGCGATCGGGCGCGACGTCGACGGGCTGCGGAAGAGCGGCTTGGCCGGCTCGCCCGCCGAGGTCGTCGACCGGATCGGCCAGTGGCGCGAGAAGACCGGGATCACCCGCGTCTACCTGCAGCTGCTGGACCTGTCCGACCTGGACCAGATCGACCTCATCGCGTCCGAGGTCGCACCCCAGCTGGACTGA
- a CDS encoding L,D-transpeptidase, with translation MLPKKTLLSVAGILAGALLLSACSSGDDGGSPTNGAPTSGSEAPSATAVAVTFEPAGGTGVNPATPVVVKAANGKLIDVTVTNTAKGKPVAGKLATDALSWTSSEPLGYGATYKIVAHAQGADGKPIEQDNQISTIAPKKQANANLIPAPSAVTSTGVGVGQPIVFSFGKIAVKNKADVEKALTVESSPKQEGSWYWIDDSNVHYRPKEYWKAGTTLKVTAKIYGVDFGNGVFGAEDRTETYKVHDSWIAKADGNTEQMQIFHNGAMVKSMPISMGKDATPTHLGAHIISDKQANYTMDSCTYGVCPPDPKAYRSNEKFSERISNDGEFVHENPNSVGQQGSSNVSHGCINLNAANAQWFFQNLGLGDVVEVTNSGGPQLPVWDLYGDWSKSWADWQAGSAVK, from the coding sequence ATGCTCCCCAAGAAGACTTTACTTTCGGTGGCCGGGATTCTCGCCGGAGCACTGCTGCTTTCCGCCTGCTCGTCCGGTGACGACGGTGGTTCGCCCACCAACGGGGCGCCGACGTCCGGATCCGAGGCGCCATCCGCGACCGCGGTGGCGGTGACGTTCGAGCCGGCGGGCGGCACAGGAGTCAACCCCGCGACCCCCGTCGTCGTCAAGGCGGCCAACGGGAAGCTCATCGACGTCACCGTGACCAACACGGCGAAGGGGAAGCCGGTGGCCGGCAAGCTGGCGACGGACGCCCTCAGCTGGACCTCCAGCGAGCCGCTCGGCTACGGCGCGACGTACAAGATCGTCGCGCACGCCCAGGGCGCCGACGGGAAGCCGATCGAGCAGGACAACCAGATCAGCACGATCGCCCCGAAGAAGCAGGCCAACGCCAACCTGATCCCGGCGCCGTCCGCGGTGACGAGCACGGGTGTCGGCGTGGGGCAGCCGATCGTCTTCAGCTTCGGCAAGATCGCCGTCAAGAACAAGGCGGACGTCGAGAAGGCCCTCACGGTGGAGTCGTCGCCGAAGCAGGAGGGCAGCTGGTACTGGATCGACGACTCGAACGTCCACTACCGGCCGAAGGAGTACTGGAAGGCCGGCACCACGCTGAAGGTCACGGCGAAGATCTACGGCGTCGATTTCGGAAACGGCGTGTTCGGCGCGGAAGACCGCACGGAGACGTACAAGGTGCACGATTCCTGGATCGCGAAGGCGGACGGGAACACCGAGCAGATGCAGATCTTCCACAACGGCGCCATGGTGAAATCCATGCCGATCTCGATGGGCAAGGACGCGACCCCGACGCATTTGGGCGCGCACATCATTTCGGACAAGCAGGCCAACTACACGATGGACTCGTGCACGTACGGCGTCTGCCCGCCCGACCCGAAGGCGTACCGCTCCAACGAGAAGTTCTCGGAGCGGATCTCGAACGACGGCGAGTTCGTCCACGAGAACCCGAACAGCGTCGGCCAGCAGGGAAGCTCGAACGTCTCCCACGGCTGCATCAACCTGAACGCCGCGAACGCCCAGTGGTTCTTCCAGAACCTGGGCCTGGGCGACGTCGTGGAGGTAACCAACTCGGGCGGCCCCCAGCTCCCCGTCTGGGACCTGTACGGCGACTGGTCCAAGTCCTGGGCCGACTGGCAAGCCGGCTCGGCCGTGAAGTAA
- a CDS encoding LysR family transcriptional regulator — protein MAELELRHLRAVRAVADGGSVSRAATVLGVSQPALTAQLKRIERILGGDLFVREPSGVRPTELGRFVLARADALLSDMQALVATARSHGEGVAETLKIGYVPLLIIGRFIEELGKTLDVQTYAEPASLTLLKLLSTGRVDVALLERFDGTEPHHYAGLTVWTLATEPIFVGIAQGHPAIHGGVVDLADLADVDWILPPPHENCVRVRFLQACAAAGFTPRVRHFTSEAGTAGTLIAQGAVCLAQAASAPPPGLVALPLAGDPLWTTLLFATREDDARTPATDEVFRCAEVAYVASRQRNPHFARWCRQHPEEPGERLVSAR, from the coding sequence GTGGCCGAGCTGGAACTGCGCCATCTCCGGGCCGTCCGCGCCGTCGCCGACGGCGGCAGTGTGAGCCGCGCGGCCACCGTGCTGGGCGTCAGCCAGCCTGCCCTCACCGCCCAGCTCAAGCGCATCGAACGCATCCTCGGCGGCGACCTGTTCGTCCGCGAGCCCAGCGGCGTGCGCCCGACCGAGCTCGGCCGGTTCGTGCTCGCCCGCGCCGACGCCCTGCTGTCCGACATGCAGGCCCTCGTCGCCACCGCGCGGAGTCACGGCGAAGGTGTCGCGGAGACCCTCAAGATCGGGTACGTGCCGCTGCTCATCATCGGCCGGTTCATCGAAGAGCTGGGGAAGACGCTCGACGTCCAGACGTACGCCGAACCGGCGTCGCTGACGCTCCTGAAGCTGCTCTCGACCGGCCGCGTGGACGTCGCGCTGCTCGAACGGTTCGACGGCACCGAGCCGCACCACTACGCCGGGCTGACCGTGTGGACGCTGGCCACCGAGCCGATCTTCGTCGGGATCGCGCAGGGGCACCCGGCCATCCACGGTGGTGTCGTCGACCTCGCCGATCTGGCCGACGTCGACTGGATCCTGCCGCCGCCGCACGAGAACTGCGTGCGGGTGCGGTTCCTGCAGGCCTGCGCGGCCGCCGGGTTCACGCCGCGGGTGCGGCACTTCACGTCCGAGGCGGGCACCGCCGGCACGCTGATCGCGCAGGGCGCGGTGTGCCTCGCGCAGGCCGCGTCGGCGCCGCCGCCCGGGCTGGTCGCGCTGCCGCTCGCCGGGGACCCGCTGTGGACCACGTTGCTGTTCGCGACGCGGGAGGACGACGCCCGCACGCCGGCGACCGACGAGGTGTTCCGCTGCGCCGAGGTCGCGTACGTGGCGTCGCGGCAGCGGAACCCGCACTTCGCGCGGTGGTGCCGGCAGCATCCGGAGGAACCGGGCGAACGGCTCGTCTCCGCCCGATAG
- a CDS encoding papain-like cysteine protease family protein, which produces MHLRRSLSIGVLCVALAGLSAPPATAAADVTEAATTLSVSQLVQEQNQWCWAASGLTIARFLGYGSNVSQNTFCDYSRGYPAGSQCPNQAGELTYVQRGYQALGLRPGTVTSALSFASVQSEITARRPVETGIYWTAGGGHAQVIYGYDSSGLVYYGDPWPSSRRYSAMAHSSYVRNGQFQWAQSLYRIGA; this is translated from the coding sequence ATGCACCTCAGACGATCACTGTCGATCGGCGTGCTGTGCGTGGCGCTCGCCGGTCTGTCCGCCCCACCCGCGACGGCCGCCGCCGACGTGACGGAGGCCGCCACCACCTTGTCCGTCAGCCAGCTCGTCCAGGAGCAGAACCAGTGGTGCTGGGCCGCGAGCGGCCTGACCATCGCGCGGTTCCTGGGCTACGGCTCGAACGTCAGCCAGAACACCTTCTGCGACTACTCCCGCGGCTACCCGGCCGGCTCGCAGTGCCCGAACCAGGCCGGTGAGCTGACGTACGTGCAGCGCGGCTACCAGGCGCTCGGGCTGCGGCCCGGCACCGTGACCAGCGCGCTGAGCTTCGCGTCCGTGCAGAGCGAGATCACCGCGCGGCGCCCGGTCGAGACGGGCATCTACTGGACGGCCGGCGGCGGCCACGCCCAGGTCATCTACGGCTACGACAGCAGCGGGCTCGTCTACTACGGCGACCCGTGGCCGAGCAGCCGGCGCTACAGCGCGATGGCGCATTCGAGCTACGTCCGCAACGGGCAGTTCCAGTGGGCCCAGTCCCTCTACCGGATCGGGGCGTGA
- a CDS encoding low temperature requirement protein A, with amino-acid sequence MTEQPPYPSRPGSGIRVWYRSMRSRDSSEHHRVATPLELLFDLCFVVAVGQAAAQLHHALAEGHIGHGVFSFALVFFGIWWGWLNFSWFASAFDTDDVPYRLVTLVQIAGGLTVAAGVERAFDGDFRVMVAGYVLMRLAMVVQWLRASRSDPGCRPSALRYAAGIAGCQVLWVGYLWLPHGLQPVAFFVFAVLELAVPIWAESRRGTTWHPHHIAERYGLFTLIVLGEVILGATNAIKEGTAEPGHIGALISLAAAALVLVFSMWWLYFDRPGHARLVRNRGLLTTMSWGYGHYFIFASAAAVGAGLEVAVAYDTHTLHDVGGIAAALATTVPVAVFLLSVWLLHIGPTNECRPIAVGFPVTAVLVVAASFTPAPIHVAAVLAAALVAVTVVFAHGQPQG; translated from the coding sequence ATGACCGAGCAGCCGCCGTACCCGTCGCGTCCGGGGAGCGGGATCCGGGTCTGGTACCGGTCCATGCGCTCGCGCGACAGCAGTGAGCACCACCGCGTCGCGACGCCGCTGGAGCTGCTGTTCGACCTCTGCTTCGTGGTCGCCGTCGGCCAGGCCGCCGCGCAGCTGCACCACGCGCTCGCCGAAGGGCACATCGGGCACGGGGTGTTCTCGTTCGCGCTGGTGTTCTTCGGGATCTGGTGGGGCTGGCTGAACTTCAGCTGGTTCGCCTCGGCGTTCGACACCGACGACGTCCCGTACCGGCTGGTCACGCTGGTGCAGATCGCCGGCGGCCTGACCGTGGCGGCCGGGGTGGAGCGCGCTTTCGACGGCGACTTCCGGGTGATGGTCGCCGGCTACGTCCTGATGCGGCTCGCGATGGTCGTGCAGTGGCTGCGGGCCTCGCGGTCCGACCCGGGCTGCCGCCCGTCGGCCCTGCGCTACGCCGCCGGCATCGCCGGCTGCCAGGTGCTGTGGGTCGGCTACCTGTGGCTGCCGCACGGGCTGCAGCCCGTCGCGTTCTTCGTGTTCGCGGTGCTGGAGCTGGCCGTCCCGATCTGGGCGGAGAGCCGCCGCGGCACCACGTGGCACCCGCACCACATCGCCGAGCGGTACGGCCTGTTCACCCTGATCGTGCTCGGGGAGGTGATTCTCGGCGCGACGAACGCGATCAAGGAGGGCACCGCGGAACCCGGGCACATCGGCGCGCTGATCTCGCTGGCCGCGGCCGCGCTGGTGCTCGTGTTCTCGATGTGGTGGCTGTACTTCGACCGCCCGGGTCACGCGCGCCTGGTGCGCAACCGGGGTCTGCTGACCACCATGAGCTGGGGTTACGGCCACTACTTCATCTTCGCGTCCGCCGCGGCCGTCGGCGCCGGCCTCGAGGTGGCGGTCGCCTACGACACCCACACACTGCACGACGTCGGGGGCATCGCCGCGGCCCTGGCGACCACGGTCCCGGTCGCGGTCTTCCTGCTGAGCGTCTGGCTGCTGCACATCGGCCCGACCAACGAGTGCCGCCCGATCGCCGTCGGCTTCCCGGTGACCGCGGTGCTCGTCGTCGCGGCGTCGTTCACGCCGGCGCCGATCCACGTCGCTGCGGTGCTCGCGGCCGCGCTCGTCGCCGTCACGGTCGTCTTCGCCCACGGGCAGCCGCAGGGGTAG